The DNA window TTTGGTGAGGATTTGGGGTGGGAAGGTTGTTGTTTTCGGGGGGCAGAGCGTGTTGTCTTTGTCGAAGACTAGGGCGCGGATAGTAGGTGGTTTTGTATTCTTGGAGGAGGGATTGACGAGGTGAGCGCCGAGATTCTCTTCGGGGAGATGGGTGAGTGTTGGGATGGTGAGGTGTGGGAGGAACTGGGAGGGTTGTTTGAGGAGGGTGTACACGGCGTGGTTGAAGCCGCGCAGGTTGCTGTTGGGCGCGGCCATATTCAGGTCGTATCGTTGTCGTGGTAGAAACCTGTACAGTCACAATGTAgacatggtgatggggatAAGTTAGTGACTAAAGCGGAAACGGGCCAAGCGCAAAACTCGCGCCCTTCGATTTCCACCGCAACTCACTCACCTCATTATTCCCTCCGCCAACGacctccctcctccttcttcccttttctctATCGACTGTCACAGCGGTCGCTGTCAACGAGGGCCGGCTTTAATAATACATTCTAATTGaattcctccctctctcatTTTTCCCTTCCCAcacaccgccaccaccaccatgggCAAGCTCACCAGCACGATCGGCATCCCGATCAAGCTCCTCAATGAAGCACAGGTATGTCCTCGCCCCTTCCCCAAGGCCAAGATACACACCACTAACCCTCTGAACCTTTTCTCTGCAGGGCCACGTCGTCACCCTCGAAATCACATCCGGCGTCGTCTACCGCGGGAAGCTCCTCGAAGCCGAAGACAACATGAACGTCCAACTCAAGGATATCACCGTCACCGCGCGCGATGGCCGTGTTTCGCATCTCGATCAGGTTTATATTCGGGGCAGTCAtgtgcgcttcttcatcgtgCCGGATATGTTGAGGTGAGTTTAGTGTGGTTCCTTTTTCCCTGTCGGATTTGCAATTGCCATTGCCCTTGTCTTTTCTGTTCCTTTCGCTCCTTTCTTGgctggatcttcttgctAACCTACTCTTCTCTATCTGCAGAAATGCTCCCATGTTCCGCTCACGAGGCCAGCGCGGGCGCGGTGTCGGGTTGGCGCGTGGAAAAGCCACGGTGCAGCGGGCGCGTGCGGGTGGGCGTGGACGGTAAATCGAGTCGCTGGGGATGGAATAAGATCTTGTTTCACGTGGTCGGCGTTTTTTGAccttgtttttctcttcttcgtctggtTCGTGGGGTCATAAATATTCTCAGGcttcctttctttctatCGTGCTGGACTGGCTACTCTGCTCTGTGCGGTCGGGCGTGGATACCACAGAAGTATTAGTTATGTATCAAATCAGAAGACACCCTTGAAGAAGAGTATCGCAGATTGTAGCCAATTGATAGCTTAGCGTAGCTAATATATTGTATGTGTTGCGCCTCTCCGCAACTTCTGCGGGGGACAAATCTTCCCTTCTTATCCACACCTTGACGGCAACACGGAGATGGTCACTTCCTCACAACTAACCGGCAGCAGCTGAGCCTCACCCTCATAACCCCTGCTACACTCTTCCACTACTCATCATGGCCTCCGCGCCATCACCCACCGCCTCCCCCGCGAAGCCCTCCAAGCAAGTCCGCCACATCGCCAACCCACGCCGACTGCTCATCCTCTCTCCAACTTCGCAATCTGTCTCGGTCATCCCACCACTCCTACACTCCCTGACCGGCGTGCCTGTCCTCGACCCTCCACAAAAGCAgacctcatcatcctctgCTGCCGACTCCCCAACCCCGCCACAATCCAGCATTGACGCTACAGCCCCAAAcacaaccaccagcaccaccttCGCGGGATATACAACGCACAGCCCACTCAAAATCCAATCAAAATACTACACCGCCGAAATACCCGTCTGGGTCGATGAGATTCCCCTCGCAACAGAAACACCAGGTACTGTCCACACAGACACGACCCCTCCAACGGCCGAGCAGTGGCGCACCGAGTTTCTAAGCGCAGAAGCCGAGGTCGTCCGCGAAGCTGTCGGCGCGTTAGTGGTTTGCGTGCGCAGTCCGCGCGATATACCGTCCGAACCACAACCGGACATAAATGGGAATGCTGATCCAGCGGAGCGTGAAGATGTGCGCGCGCTGAGGGACTTGATGCGCGGCGTTGGCGCTGTGAAAGAACgcattgatgaagagcgCGGTGGGATTGGTGATGTGCCTGGTGTTTTTGTGTTGGTTGGCTCGAGACAGAAGGGATTGAAGGCGGCGCAGGCTGCTGATCCTTCTGATGAACTGGGCCTCCgggatgatgaggatgagctgggagatggtggtgacgatgatgcccCATTCTCGGTTGGGTGGTGGGAAGACCAGCTGTTTGATATGGGGTTGCTGGGATGGGAGGTTATCGAGTGGGATCCGCGAGAGCAGAATCTGGAGCCGACGAAGAATCGGTTTGGAGGTATGCACACATCGATGGTCATTTGGATGCAGCTGATTTAGTTTGTGTTTGGTAGAATATGAGGGCATGCCTCGCATCAAGGAAGTCCTGGAGACACACGACTGGACGTCCTCGGTTGATACGCTTGATCCAGACGGCGAAGTTGATCTGGActttgacgacgatgagttCGGTCCGACAGTCGGGTTTGATAACGAAGTCCATGAACTGGAGCGCGAGATGTTTGGTCTTCGCATGGCAATTGAgcgcggcggcggagacggagacgaggatgagctTGATCAAGAGGATGAGCATGGTGAGATCAAGGTTGAATCTATGGAGGCGCTGATGATGCGCATGAGAGCTATCCGGGGTACGTTACGACCACCGCGTGATATTTTCAGACTTACTGATACTGTCTTTAGAGATGAGCTCCGATCTATCGGAGCACGAGCGAAAGAGGTTCGCTGCGAAGGCGGTGCAGGATATCATGCGAGAGCTATGAAGCTATTTATATGAAAATTCTATAGACAGTTGCGTTGCTCTACTACCAAATATTATCGTCCCAGTCTGCACTAGAACTAGATGGACACTTTGATTACAATGGATATAACCATCCATATTTTGAACCGACGTTTCGTTCTCCACGTCCACTCCCCATAAGCCCCCATTTCCGGTTTAGTTCGCCTTGCTCTTCCCACGCATAACCTTGCGTCTCTGCGCAATCATGTGCGTGTACAGGATATACGACCCTGATCAAGAAAATTAGCCACCGCGTAAGATCAATTGCGCCGAAGAGAAAAACATACCAGGGATGTAGACCAAGAGGATGACGGTAAGGGCATACGGAAAGAACGGACTGATGTTCGCCGCGGGCGCCAgagcctggaagatgagggtGCACTCGCTCGAGATACCGATCGGGTAGAGCACGTAAAAGGTGTTATACCTGGAGAAGAATGAGCACACTACCCAATTGACCAACCACAGTCCCCGAACTCAAACTCACCTTAACCAAGTCCACCACTCCGGCACGGTATTCCCGGAAAGCGTGATCGCAAAGAACCCATACCGGATCACCTCGGTAACGCCCCAAGCTGCCACACAGCCCAGATATGCATAATCGCCCAGCTGGGCCTTGCGCGACGCCGCACCGAGGATATCGCCGCCGAAGGGGTACATGATGccccagaccagcagcagccgactCGCAACCTGCATGGCGGTGGTCATGAGCGGGGCGCGCACCAGGCCCGCTAGACTGTGCAGGATCTCCAAGATTGCGAGCGATTGCGTCGCCAACAGGAGGGGGGAATAGGTGCGTTTAAAGATTGTTGGTAGGTCGGTGccggagaggaggagggtcgCGGCGTAGGTGACGCAGGTGCCCCATGCTGCTAGGTTGAGGGTGTTGTAGGCGAGAAGGTAAGATTTTGTGAAGCCCGATGGACCTGAGGAGGAGGACttgggaggcatggtggtggtggtggtgttcgTAGTG is part of the Penicillium psychrofluorescens genome assembly, chromosome: 4 genome and encodes:
- a CDS encoding uncharacterized protein (ID:PFLUO_006676-T1.cds;~source:funannotate): MGKLTSTIGIPIKLLNEAQGHVVTLEITSGVVYRGKLLEAEDNMNVQLKDITVTARDGRVSHLDQVYIRGSHVRFFIVPDMLRNAPMFRSRGQRGRGVGLARGKATVQRARAGGRGR
- a CDS encoding uncharacterized protein (ID:PFLUO_006677-T1.cds;~source:funannotate) — its product is MASAPSPTASPAKPSKQVRHIANPRRLLILSPTSQSVSVIPPLLHSLTGVPVLDPPQKQTSSSSAADSPTPPQSSIDATAPNTTTSTTFAGYTTHSPLKIQSKYYTAEIPVWVDEIPLATETPGTVHTDTTPPTAEQWRTEFLSAEAEVVREAVGALVVCVRSPRDIPSEPQPDINGNADPAEREDVRALRDLMRGVGAVKERIDEERGGIGDVPGVFVLVGSRQKGLKAAQAADPSDELGLRDDEDELGDGGDDDAPFSVGWWEDQLFDMGLLGWEVIEWDPREQNLEPTKNRFGEYEGMPRIKEVLETHDWTSSVDTLDPDGEVDLDFDDDEFGPTVGFDNEVHELEREMFGLRMAIERGGGDGDEDELDQEDEHGEIKVESMEALMMRMRAIREMSSDLSEHERKRFAAKAVQDIMREL
- a CDS encoding uncharacterized protein (ID:PFLUO_006678-T1.cds;~source:funannotate), with the protein product MPPKSSSSGPSGFTKSYLLAYNTLNLAAWGTCVTYAATLLLSGTDLPTIFKRTYSPLLLATQSLAILEILHSLAGLVRAPLMTTAMQVASRLLLVWGIMYPFGGDILGAASRKAQLGDYAYLGCVAAWGVTEVIRYGFFAITLSGNTVPEWWTWLRYNTFYVLYPIGISSECTLIFQALAPAANISPFFPYALTVILLVYIPGSYILYTHMIAQRRKVMRGKSKAN